Proteins found in one Prosthecobacter sp. genomic segment:
- a CDS encoding ABC transporter permease, with translation MRLNRSNLCWLALALITAGYLLFWAFLLGATATYSTPDSWLKVLMSPEIRHATWLSLVTCSLAAGFALLLAVPVGYLMSRREFRGKSWLDAALDIPIILPPLVVGLCLLIFFQTKIGKVIEMAIPFTYQVSGVVLAQFVVAAAFAIRTMRGTFQHLSARPEDVALTLGCTRFQALWHVALPAARRGMVAAFCIAWARSLGEFGPILVFAGATRMKTEVLPTTVWLELSVGNLEAAVAVSLFMVALAVLVLVVVRATGEKV, from the coding sequence ATGCGCCTCAACCGTTCCAATCTCTGCTGGCTGGCCCTGGCGTTGATCACGGCGGGCTACCTGCTCTTTTGGGCGTTCCTGCTCGGTGCCACGGCGACTTACAGCACGCCGGACTCGTGGCTGAAGGTGCTGATGTCGCCGGAAATCCGGCATGCGACGTGGCTGAGTCTGGTGACGTGCTCGCTGGCGGCGGGGTTTGCGCTGCTGCTGGCGGTGCCGGTGGGGTATTTGATGTCACGGCGGGAGTTTCGCGGCAAATCGTGGCTGGATGCGGCGCTGGACATCCCGATCATCCTGCCGCCGCTGGTGGTGGGACTGTGTTTGCTGATCTTTTTCCAGACGAAGATCGGCAAGGTGATCGAGATGGCGATTCCCTTCACCTATCAAGTCAGCGGTGTGGTGCTCGCGCAGTTCGTCGTGGCCGCTGCGTTCGCGATCCGCACGATGCGCGGGACGTTTCAGCATCTCTCGGCGCGGCCGGAGGACGTGGCGCTGACGCTGGGCTGCACGCGGTTTCAGGCGCTGTGGCATGTGGCGCTGCCAGCGGCACGACGCGGCATGGTGGCGGCGTTTTGCATCGCCTGGGCGCGGAGTTTGGGCGAGTTCGGGCCGATCCTCGTCTTTGCCGGGGCCACGCGCATGAAGACCGAAGTGCTGCCGACGACCGTCTGGCTCGAACTCAGCGTGGGAAATCTCGAAGCCGCCGTGGCGGTGAGTTTGTTCATGGTGGCGCTGGCCGTGCTGGTGCTGGTGGTGGTGCGTGCGACGGGGGAAAAAGTATGA
- a CDS encoding ATP-binding cassette domain-containing protein, which produces MIQLEQLTWKVAGRMILEDVTVAIPANTYAVLMGSTGCGKTTLLEILCGLRKPTSGRVLLDGVDVTHLEPRERGIGYVPQDLALFPGLRVREQIGFAPKLRGVPPEELNQRVNRLAEQFGITSLLDRLPDMLSGGEKQRVALARALAAQPKLLLLDEPLSALDESMRAEAVSLLQRVQSEHALTVLHVTHSSSEAAALGHLHLRMTGGRLAVG; this is translated from the coding sequence ATGATTCAGCTCGAACAACTCACCTGGAAGGTCGCGGGCCGCATGATCCTGGAGGACGTGACGGTTGCCATTCCGGCCAACACTTACGCCGTGCTGATGGGTTCGACCGGTTGTGGCAAAACCACGCTGCTGGAGATTCTCTGCGGTCTGAGAAAGCCGACTTCAGGCCGCGTGCTGTTGGATGGCGTCGATGTCACGCATTTGGAGCCGCGTGAGCGCGGCATCGGCTACGTGCCGCAGGATCTGGCGCTGTTTCCCGGATTGCGCGTGCGGGAGCAGATCGGTTTCGCCCCGAAACTGCGCGGCGTGCCGCCTGAGGAACTGAATCAACGTGTGAATCGTCTCGCGGAGCAGTTTGGCATCACTTCGCTGCTGGATCGCCTGCCCGACATGCTTTCCGGCGGCGAGAAGCAGCGCGTGGCCCTCGCCCGTGCGCTCGCGGCGCAACCCAAGCTGCTGCTGCTGGATGAACCGCTCTCCGCGCTCGACGAAAGCATGCGTGCCGAGGCCGTTTCCCTTCTCCAGCGGGTGCAATCCGAGCATGCGCTCACCGTCTTGCACGTCACCCACTCCAGCAGCGAGGCCGCAGCTCTTGGACATCTGCATTTGCGCATGACGGGCGGACGGCTGGCGGTTGGATGA
- the obgE gene encoding GTPase ObgE, whose amino-acid sequence MFVDQIKVHARAGKGGDGSAHFHRGKFRPKGGPDGGDGGNGGSLILLVDPSTDSLRNYVFNNRLLAEDGAKGGATQCTGRSGRDVTYKVPPGTLVSRITQEYDNATNELVTRYEPVADLTETNATYVLCKGGKGGKGNVHFKTSTHQAPREFTPGTPGEEGDFHFELRSIADAGFVGAPNAGKSTLLSKLSAAKPKIANYPFTTLQPMVGVIEFGPSRRGTLADIPGLIEGAHQNIGLGHDFLRHIMRCRVLLFVVDTAGTEGRDPVSDLEIVRKEVSLYSDELAKRPWCILANKIDLPESAENLVHFKERFKRIKIHPVSAETGEGLDKLRKWLDEKIGQDIVW is encoded by the coding sequence ATGTTTGTCGATCAGATCAAAGTCCATGCGCGTGCCGGAAAGGGCGGCGATGGCAGTGCGCACTTCCATCGCGGTAAATTTCGTCCCAAAGGCGGTCCTGACGGAGGCGATGGCGGCAACGGTGGCAGTTTGATCCTGCTCGTCGATCCCAGCACCGACAGCCTGCGCAATTATGTCTTCAACAACCGCCTCCTCGCCGAAGACGGCGCCAAAGGCGGTGCCACGCAGTGCACGGGCCGCAGCGGCAGGGACGTGACGTACAAGGTGCCGCCCGGCACGCTCGTCAGCCGCATCACCCAGGAATACGACAACGCGACTAATGAGCTCGTCACGCGCTACGAGCCCGTGGCCGATCTCACCGAGACCAACGCCACCTACGTCCTCTGCAAAGGCGGCAAAGGCGGGAAGGGGAACGTGCATTTCAAAACCTCCACGCATCAGGCCCCACGCGAATTCACCCCCGGCACTCCCGGAGAGGAAGGCGACTTCCACTTTGAACTCCGCAGCATCGCCGATGCCGGTTTCGTCGGCGCTCCGAATGCGGGCAAATCCACGCTGCTCTCCAAACTGAGCGCCGCCAAGCCCAAGATCGCGAACTACCCCTTCACCACGCTGCAACCCATGGTCGGCGTCATCGAGTTCGGCCCCTCGCGTCGGGGCACGCTGGCGGACATCCCCGGCTTGATCGAGGGCGCGCACCAAAACATCGGCCTCGGCCATGATTTCCTGCGCCACATCATGCGCTGCCGCGTGCTGCTCTTCGTTGTCGATACCGCCGGCACCGAAGGCCGCGATCCCGTCTCCGACCTCGAAATCGTCCGCAAAGAGGTCTCGCTCTACTCCGACGAACTCGCCAAACGCCCCTGGTGCATCCTCGCCAACAAGATCGACCTCCCCGAGAGCGCGGAAAACCTCGTCCACTTCAAGGAGCGCTTCAAACGCATCAAAATCCACCCCGTCTCCGCCGAAACCGGCGAAGGCCTCGACAAGCTCCGCAAGTGGCTCGACGAGAAGATCGGGCAGGACATCGTGTGGTGA